In Gemmata obscuriglobus, a single genomic region encodes these proteins:
- a CDS encoding serine/threonine protein kinase, whose translation MVGKTALGKYRLLRSLGAGSNAEVFLAQPLNSPDHRAVVKRVHDHVVTHPKFRQLFEAEVRSMANFHHPYAVQLIEASLDDPIGPCLVMEYVPGITLEELVQRERVLSPERVGRLLGGFCHALQAAHDAGIVHRDLKPSNLMVLNAGRPDESLKVMDFGFAGFSAKPHIQLAELTGHGAIYAIGTPAYVSPEMIRGDRVDGRSDLYSVGIILYELLTGRLPFNHHTQDKLLTAHIKDAPPRFHKIGCSHLPPPLEAVVQLALSKYPNERQQSAQELASMFGQATGEDIWAATLPEGWEPLAAEEEADVVAAPPARVRPSPADPFHVLHEFEAMMPERMAAAKLRGFVEDFGGQVLASEPGVIKLRLGVPEGYKEAKEGSGIFGWFAGRRPTVPRGQEPIELELQMDKPDPGLPRLCVVAAFRPMKDYPPQDQRNWHDRCDKLHHALRQYLGM comes from the coding sequence ATGGTCGGCAAGACGGCGCTCGGAAAGTACCGGCTCCTGCGCTCACTCGGAGCCGGTAGCAACGCCGAAGTGTTCCTGGCGCAGCCGCTCAACAGCCCCGATCACCGAGCCGTCGTGAAGCGGGTCCACGACCACGTCGTGACGCACCCGAAGTTCCGCCAGCTCTTCGAGGCCGAAGTGCGCTCGATGGCGAACTTCCACCACCCCTACGCGGTGCAACTGATCGAGGCGTCCCTCGACGACCCGATCGGGCCGTGCCTCGTGATGGAGTACGTGCCCGGCATCACACTCGAGGAACTGGTTCAGCGGGAACGCGTTCTGTCGCCGGAACGCGTCGGGCGTTTGCTCGGCGGCTTCTGCCACGCGCTCCAGGCGGCGCACGACGCGGGCATCGTTCACCGCGACCTCAAGCCCTCTAACCTGATGGTGCTCAACGCCGGCCGGCCGGACGAGTCGCTCAAAGTGATGGACTTCGGGTTCGCGGGGTTCTCGGCCAAGCCGCACATTCAGCTTGCCGAGCTGACCGGCCACGGGGCGATTTACGCGATCGGGACCCCCGCTTATGTCAGCCCGGAGATGATCCGCGGGGACCGTGTGGACGGTCGCAGCGACCTGTACTCGGTGGGCATCATTCTGTACGAGTTGCTCACCGGCCGGCTGCCGTTCAACCACCACACGCAGGACAAGCTCCTTACCGCGCACATCAAGGACGCGCCGCCGCGGTTCCACAAGATCGGGTGCAGCCACCTGCCGCCCCCGCTCGAAGCGGTGGTGCAACTGGCGCTGAGCAAGTACCCCAACGAGCGGCAGCAGTCGGCGCAGGAACTGGCATCAATGTTCGGGCAGGCGACCGGTGAGGACATCTGGGCGGCCACGCTGCCGGAGGGCTGGGAGCCGCTCGCTGCCGAAGAAGAGGCGGACGTGGTCGCCGCGCCGCCCGCGCGGGTGCGGCCGTCGCCGGCCGACCCGTTTCACGTGCTGCACGAGTTCGAGGCGATGATGCCCGAGCGGATGGCCGCGGCGAAGCTGCGCGGGTTCGTAGAAGATTTCGGCGGGCAGGTGCTGGCGAGCGAGCCGGGCGTCATCAAACTGCGCCTGGGCGTACCCGAGGGGTACAAGGAAGCGAAGGAAGGGAGCGGCATCTTCGGGTGGTTCGCAGGTCGCCGGCCGACGGTGCCGCGCGGGCAAGAGCCGATCGAGCTGGAACTTCAGATGGACAAGCCCGACCCCGGGCTACCGCGGCTGTGTGTGGTCGCCGCGTTCCGACCGATGAAGGATTACCCGCCCCAGGACCAACGCAACTGGCACGATCGCTGTGATAAACTGCACCACGCCTTGCGTCAGTATTTGGGAATGTAA
- a CDS encoding aldose 1-epimerase, with protein sequence MAFEVRASEGKAGDRSGTIYELTDAASTVRAEVWPQWGFNCLKWQVRQPDGHWADILFHMPDWESNPVPTRSGQPILFPFPGRLRDGRFTFEGKTYQLPLNESSKLHAIHGFTPRNRWRVVSHDSGDTCAALTGAFNLAKDFPEALPWWPSDFEFQVTYRLYADRLRVDARVENVGAAPLPFGLGYHGYFVLPGANAADVSDYVLQAGTGALWEAENNLPTGRKVGLPPELDFRTPRPVGSTALDNVFADAHGPVDPQSGLTEVATLSHPNAMGRLRVLADASFSDLVLFTPAHRHAVAIEPYSCSADASNLQAKGADSGWRVLPVGGVWESAVEYRYEPVAV encoded by the coding sequence ATGGCTTTTGAAGTGCGCGCGTCCGAGGGCAAGGCGGGCGACCGCAGCGGCACGATTTACGAACTCACCGACGCCGCGAGCACCGTTCGCGCCGAGGTGTGGCCGCAGTGGGGGTTCAACTGCCTGAAGTGGCAGGTGCGGCAGCCCGACGGACACTGGGCCGACATCCTGTTTCACATGCCGGATTGGGAGAGCAACCCGGTGCCGACTCGGAGCGGGCAGCCGATCCTGTTCCCGTTCCCCGGGCGCCTGCGGGACGGCCGGTTCACCTTCGAGGGGAAGACGTACCAGCTCCCGCTGAACGAATCGAGCAAACTGCACGCGATCCACGGGTTCACCCCGCGCAACCGGTGGCGAGTCGTTAGTCACGACAGCGGCGACACATGCGCCGCGCTGACCGGCGCGTTCAACCTCGCCAAGGATTTCCCGGAGGCGCTCCCGTGGTGGCCGTCGGACTTCGAGTTCCAGGTCACCTATCGGCTGTACGCGGATCGGCTCCGCGTGGACGCGCGGGTTGAGAACGTCGGGGCCGCGCCGCTCCCGTTCGGGTTGGGGTATCACGGGTACTTCGTGCTTCCCGGTGCCAACGCCGCCGACGTTTCCGATTACGTGCTTCAGGCTGGCACGGGCGCACTTTGGGAAGCGGAGAACAACCTGCCGACCGGGCGGAAGGTCGGGTTGCCGCCCGAACTCGATTTCCGCACACCCCGACCCGTCGGCTCGACGGCGCTGGACAACGTGTTCGCCGACGCGCACGGGCCGGTGGACCCGCAGAGCGGGTTGACCGAGGTGGCGACCCTCTCGCACCCGAACGCGATGGGCCGGCTGCGGGTGCTGGCGGACGCATCGTTCAGCGACCTGGTGCTGTTCACGCCGGCTCACCGGCACGCGGTCGCGATCGAGCCGTATTCGTGCTCCGCGGACGCCTCGAACCTTCAGGCGAAGGGGGCCGACAGCGGGTGGCGGGTGCTGCCCGTGGGCGGGGTCTGGGAGAGCGCGGTGGAGTACCGGTACGAGCCGGTCGCCGTGTGA
- a CDS encoding Ldh family oxidoreductase: MPTFSPAALTQLSQTLFEAVGVPTTDAATVARSLVDANLCGHDSHGVMRVPQYLDFIRKGTYKAGAPLTVLSETPAVVAADAGWGLGQVQTYRLLDKLVPKAKALGIAAGTLRNCGHTGRLGEYAEFVAKENFALFAAVNSHGSGRRVAPPGGTEGRISTNPICMGTPTSTDPVVIDFGTSSVAEGKVRAQFQKKEPAGEGWLIDHTGQPTTDPSVLYNEPRGALLPFGGTQAYKGFGLGLLLDLLCGGLSGGACSNPTFPLAGQGNAAVFVLFNPALFGGVEHFLKETDGLTAYVRSCPTAAGAGTITLPGDPERTAKGKRTKDGIPVPDGTWELIAKSAAELKVPLPA; this comes from the coding sequence ATGCCCACCTTCTCCCCGGCGGCACTCACCCAACTCTCGCAAACGCTGTTCGAGGCGGTCGGCGTTCCGACTACCGACGCCGCGACCGTGGCTCGCAGCCTCGTGGACGCCAACCTGTGCGGGCACGACTCGCATGGAGTCATGCGCGTCCCGCAGTACCTCGACTTCATCCGCAAAGGCACCTACAAGGCCGGCGCGCCGCTGACCGTACTCTCCGAAACGCCCGCGGTGGTCGCGGCCGATGCGGGTTGGGGGCTCGGACAGGTTCAAACGTACCGGCTCCTCGACAAGTTGGTGCCGAAGGCAAAGGCACTCGGGATCGCGGCCGGCACGCTCCGCAACTGCGGACACACGGGGCGACTCGGCGAGTACGCGGAGTTTGTCGCGAAGGAGAACTTTGCTCTCTTCGCGGCCGTTAACTCGCACGGCTCGGGGCGCCGCGTCGCCCCGCCCGGGGGCACCGAAGGACGCATCAGCACCAACCCCATTTGCATGGGCACCCCGACTAGCACCGATCCCGTCGTAATCGACTTCGGCACCAGTTCCGTTGCGGAAGGAAAAGTGCGGGCGCAGTTCCAAAAGAAGGAGCCCGCCGGCGAGGGCTGGCTGATCGACCACACCGGCCAGCCGACCACCGACCCAAGCGTGCTATACAACGAGCCGCGCGGCGCGCTGCTCCCGTTCGGCGGCACGCAGGCGTACAAGGGCTTCGGGCTCGGACTGCTGCTCGACCTCCTGTGCGGCGGGCTATCCGGCGGGGCGTGCAGCAACCCGACGTTCCCGCTGGCGGGCCAAGGCAACGCGGCGGTGTTCGTGCTGTTCAACCCGGCACTGTTCGGCGGCGTCGAGCACTTCTTGAAGGAAACCGACGGACTGACGGCATACGTTCGCTCGTGCCCGACGGCGGCCGGCGCCGGCACGATCACACTGCCGGGCGACCCCGAACGCACCGCGAAGGGCAAGCGCACTAAAGACGGCATTCCGGTTCCCGATGGCACGTGGGAGCTGATCGCCAAATCGGCAGCGGAACTCAAAGTACCGCTGCCCGCGTAA
- a CDS encoding Gfo/Idh/MocA family protein yields the protein MSDTTRRTFLQATAATAASASLLPGAFAAGNDTLKIGLVGCGERGTGAAKEALRADPNVKLVAMCDAFPDRLEKSLGNMSKIADIAKKIDVTPDRKFDGFDGYKKLIDCVDVVLLCTPPGFRPLHLRAAIEAGKHVFCEKPVAVDVTGAKSVIETARLAKQKNLSLCSGYCWRYYQPMRETVKRVHDGVIGDVSSIHITYLAGSLWHRGNDPKWSPMEYQMRNWYYYTWLSGDFIVEQHCHNFDKVNWVLNGKAPVAAVGVGGRQQRRDPKFGHIYDHFATTLEFAGGLKVHSFCRQMDGTAWDVNDHVVGTKGAAQLMKWSVQPFGGQAQTFEDPAAKSMYQVEHDELFAGIRSGKYINDGESAAHSTLLAILAREAAYTGKRLTWEELLASKQNLAPKEYVWGDIATPAVPMPGVYKLA from the coding sequence ATGTCCGATACGACCCGTCGCACCTTCCTCCAGGCGACCGCCGCAACCGCGGCGAGCGCGTCCCTGCTGCCGGGGGCGTTCGCGGCTGGCAACGACACGCTCAAGATCGGGCTCGTCGGGTGCGGCGAGCGCGGCACCGGGGCGGCGAAGGAGGCCCTCCGCGCCGACCCTAACGTGAAGCTCGTCGCCATGTGCGACGCGTTCCCGGACCGGCTCGAGAAGAGCCTCGGCAACATGTCGAAGATCGCCGACATCGCCAAGAAGATTGATGTGACCCCCGACCGGAAATTCGACGGCTTCGACGGGTACAAGAAGCTGATCGATTGTGTGGACGTGGTGCTGCTCTGCACCCCCCCCGGGTTCCGGCCGCTGCACCTGCGGGCCGCGATCGAGGCCGGCAAGCACGTGTTCTGCGAGAAGCCGGTGGCGGTGGACGTGACCGGGGCCAAATCGGTGATCGAGACCGCCCGGCTCGCGAAGCAGAAGAACCTGAGCCTGTGCTCCGGGTACTGCTGGCGGTACTACCAGCCGATGCGCGAGACGGTGAAGCGGGTCCACGACGGCGTCATCGGCGACGTGTCGTCGATCCACATCACGTACCTCGCCGGCTCGCTGTGGCACCGCGGCAACGACCCGAAGTGGAGCCCGATGGAGTACCAGATGCGCAACTGGTACTACTACACCTGGCTGTCGGGCGACTTCATCGTCGAGCAGCACTGCCACAACTTCGACAAGGTGAACTGGGTGCTGAACGGCAAGGCGCCGGTGGCGGCGGTCGGGGTGGGCGGGCGGCAGCAGCGCCGCGACCCGAAGTTCGGCCACATCTACGACCACTTCGCCACCACCCTGGAGTTCGCCGGCGGGCTGAAGGTCCACTCGTTCTGCCGCCAGATGGACGGGACCGCGTGGGACGTGAACGACCACGTCGTCGGCACCAAGGGCGCCGCGCAGTTGATGAAGTGGTCGGTGCAGCCGTTCGGGGGCCAGGCGCAGACCTTCGAGGACCCCGCCGCGAAGAGCATGTACCAGGTGGAGCACGACGAACTGTTCGCGGGCATCCGTTCGGGTAAGTACATCAACGACGGCGAGAGCGCCGCCCACAGCACGCTGCTGGCGATCCTGGCGCGGGAGGCCGCGTACACCGGCAAGCGACTCACCTGGGAGGAGCTGCTCGCCTCCAAGCAGAACCTCGCGCCGAAGGAGTATGTGTGGGGCGATATCGCGACTCCGGCGGTGCCGATGCCGGGCGTGTACAAGCTCGCCTAA
- a CDS encoding DinB family protein, whose amino-acid sequence MLISEQMVPEFTRETAVTRKLLARVPDDKVDWSPGIGLRSIGWNASHLAEIAGWIPFVLQQPKLDIAPFGGEAVPQPDKKDVTELLKHFDQNVATSLAALKGVTDTVMAETWTMKAGGHVLFSMTKGDCLRKWVLSHTAHHRGILSAYLRMGGVPHDSIDESDWTE is encoded by the coding sequence ATGCTGATCTCAGAACAGATGGTGCCGGAATTCACCCGCGAGACGGCCGTCACACGGAAGCTGCTCGCCCGAGTGCCGGACGACAAGGTGGACTGGTCGCCGGGGATTGGGCTCCGAAGCATTGGGTGGAACGCGAGCCACCTCGCCGAGATCGCCGGGTGGATACCGTTCGTCCTCCAGCAACCCAAATTGGACATCGCCCCGTTCGGGGGCGAGGCGGTTCCGCAGCCAGATAAGAAGGACGTGACCGAACTCCTGAAGCACTTCGATCAGAACGTTGCCACGTCGCTGGCCGCGCTGAAAGGAGTGACGGATACGGTGATGGCCGAGACGTGGACGATGAAGGCGGGCGGACACGTGCTCTTCAGCATGACGAAGGGCGACTGTCTGCGGAAGTGGGTGCTCAGCCACACGGCTCACCACCGTGGTATTCTGTCCGCCTACCTGCGCATGGGCGGGGTGCCACACGACTCGATCGACGAGAGCGACTGGACCGAGTAG
- a CDS encoding DUF3185 family protein: MRAFGIVLIVVGILALAVPSFTFFTTERAVDTSFLTIDTKKPHTIVLNPIVGVVAAVAGIALVFAGSRKTGAV, encoded by the coding sequence ATGCGCGCATTCGGCATCGTGCTCATCGTCGTCGGCATTCTCGCTCTGGCCGTTCCGAGCTTCACGTTCTTCACCACCGAGCGTGCCGTCGATACCAGCTTCCTGACCATCGACACCAAGAAGCCGCACACGATCGTGCTGAACCCGATCGTTGGGGTGGTGGCCGCCGTCGCCGGCATCGCCTTGGTGTTCGCTGGGAGCCGCAAGACCGGCGCCGTGTGA
- a CDS encoding DUF1501 domain-containing protein produces MNLFNHPHALDLTRRHFFASAGLSVGSMALASLAGAAEVAPTPRKGADTATGAGAALPHTHFPTKCKNVIYFHMVGGPSQMDLYDYKPKMQEYYDKDLPESIRKGQRLTTMTSGQARFPIAPSRYRFKQKGQCGMWMNDELLPYTAKMADDLVFVRSMHTEAINHEPAITHMQTGNMVTGRPCLGAWASYGLGSLNQNLPTFVVMVAKPTNQDQVQAISARLWQSGYLPGEHAAVSFRAANDPILFINNPPGVTADVRRTTLDGLSKLNELNHGLLNDPETKTRIAQYEMAYRMQSSVPELADLSKESEKVLGLYGPEVKKQGSFAHTALTARRLVERGVRFVQVYHNNWDHHGNLAGRMKDQCADVDQPCWGLVQDLKRLGLFDNTLIIWGGEFGRTIYSQGGITKDKEGKTNYGRDHHPRCFTMWMAGGGTKGGTIYGETDDFSYNIVKDPVHVRDLHATILRLLGLDCDKFSYRFQGLDQKLIGVEKAHVIKELIA; encoded by the coding sequence ATGAACCTCTTCAATCACCCGCACGCCCTCGACCTCACCCGCCGGCACTTCTTCGCGTCCGCCGGGCTGTCGGTCGGCTCGATGGCGCTCGCCAGCCTCGCCGGTGCCGCCGAAGTCGCCCCGACGCCGCGCAAGGGCGCGGACACCGCCACGGGGGCGGGCGCGGCGCTGCCGCACACGCACTTCCCGACCAAGTGCAAGAACGTCATCTACTTCCACATGGTCGGCGGCCCGTCGCAGATGGACCTCTACGACTACAAGCCCAAGATGCAGGAGTACTACGACAAGGACCTGCCCGAGAGCATCCGCAAGGGCCAGCGGCTCACCACCATGACCAGCGGGCAGGCCCGCTTCCCCATCGCGCCCAGCCGCTACCGGTTCAAGCAAAAGGGCCAGTGCGGAATGTGGATGAACGACGAGTTGCTCCCGTACACCGCGAAGATGGCCGACGACCTCGTGTTCGTCCGCTCCATGCACACGGAGGCGATCAACCACGAACCCGCCATCACCCACATGCAGACGGGCAACATGGTGACGGGCCGGCCGTGCCTCGGCGCGTGGGCCAGCTACGGCCTCGGCTCGCTCAACCAGAACCTCCCCACGTTCGTGGTCATGGTGGCCAAGCCCACCAACCAGGACCAGGTGCAGGCGATCTCGGCCCGGCTGTGGCAGTCCGGGTACCTTCCGGGCGAGCACGCGGCGGTGAGCTTCCGCGCCGCCAACGACCCGATCCTGTTCATCAACAACCCGCCGGGCGTCACCGCGGACGTGCGGCGCACCACCCTCGACGGCCTGAGCAAGCTCAACGAACTCAACCACGGGCTGCTCAACGACCCGGAGACGAAGACCCGCATCGCGCAGTACGAGATGGCGTACCGGATGCAGTCCAGCGTGCCGGAACTGGCCGACCTGTCGAAGGAGTCGGAGAAGGTGCTGGGGCTGTACGGTCCCGAGGTGAAGAAGCAGGGCAGCTTCGCCCACACCGCGCTCACCGCGCGGCGGCTGGTGGAGCGCGGGGTGCGGTTCGTGCAGGTGTACCACAACAACTGGGACCACCACGGCAACCTGGCCGGGCGGATGAAGGACCAGTGCGCGGACGTGGACCAGCCGTGCTGGGGGCTCGTTCAGGACCTCAAGCGGCTGGGGCTGTTCGACAACACGCTCATCATCTGGGGCGGCGAGTTCGGCCGCACCATCTACAGCCAGGGCGGGATCACCAAGGACAAGGAAGGGAAGACGAACTACGGCCGGGACCACCACCCGCGGTGCTTCACAATGTGGATGGCCGGCGGCGGGACGAAGGGCGGCACCATCTACGGGGAGACGGACGACTTCAGCTACAACATCGTCAAGGACCCGGTCCACGTGCGCGACCTGCACGCCACGATCCTGCGCCTGCTGGGCCTCGACTGCGACAAGTTCAGCTACCGTTTCCAAGGGCTGGATCAGAAGCTCATCGGTGTGGAGAAGGCGCACGTCATCAAGGAACTGATCGCGTAA
- a CDS encoding DUF1553 domain-containing protein produces MPRPFSYLLPPACAVLCAALVAPLPPASADPQPPKPQPAVAAAAPVAAAAPVAAAPAPAKPGNIEYNRDIRPILAETCFACHGPDSGSRKAGLRLDLREAAIEAGAIVPGKPDKSSLIERIHADGEKELMPPLKSNKTLSPEQRKLLAKWIEAGAEYQPHWSFITPARPATPAVKDTSWVRTPVDSFVLAKLEAAGLKPAPEADRRTLARRLAFDLTGLPPVPADVEAFVSDTDANYYEKYVDKLMASPHWGEHRGRYWLDYARYADTHGIHFDNFREVWAYRDWVINALNANQKFDQFTIDQLAGDLLPNPTLDQKVATGFNRCNITTNEGGVIAEEYVVLYARDRTETTSQVWMGLTTGCAVCHDHKYDPISMRDFYSLSAFFNNTTQAVMDGNIPNTPPVIPVPRSEDRPRFDALAKELAAARAKVDARKVAAKVPFAEWLRSAKAADFEGKPPTQGLVFHAPLKEGKGKEIAVTVGEKPRTVPFDAGYAWANGKDKKSAFTIQPGKAIEFKDVGDFDRSQPFAVSMWVSINGRGKNGAIVARMDEGNGYRGWDVWIQNDRIAMHVINTYPQDAVKVVAKGPLQPNKWTHVTVAYDGTGKPGGIKIYYDGEPQPQDVETDTLKSTTRTTVPFMIGQRSGGSRVSGVALEDLRIYDRPFTGIDAQQLAGSRRTADILAKPADKRTPQETEELFTWWVVSQDEEYRALSAAYRKLQDEEVAIRSRGTIAHVMNERPNTQPAAFILTRGDYDKRADPVKADTPKSMPAMAKDLPRNRLGLAQWLVSKEHPLTARVTVNRFWQELYGTGLVRTSGDFGIAGELPSHPELLDWMALEFQSHWDVKRFFKLLVTSATYRQAAVTTPEKLDKDRDNRLLSRGPRFRMDAEMIRDNALAVSGLLVRKIGGASVKPYQPDGVWEAVAMIGSNTRDYRRDAGESLYRRSMYTFWKRAAPPAAMEVLNAPNRETCTVRRDRTNTPLAALLTLNDVQFVEAARVFAEKTLAVDPADDARIDFVARRLLARPFRAEELAIVTDTLKNLRAHYKAKPEDAKKLIAFGESKPNAALDPSELAAWTMLANQLMNLDEVLNK; encoded by the coding sequence ATGCCACGACCTTTCTCCTACCTGCTGCCGCCCGCGTGCGCCGTGCTCTGTGCGGCGCTCGTCGCGCCGCTCCCCCCCGCGAGTGCCGATCCGCAGCCGCCGAAACCACAACCGGCCGTCGCGGCGGCGGCTCCGGTCGCGGCGGCGGCTCCGGTCGCGGCGGCCCCGGCGCCGGCGAAACCGGGGAACATCGAATACAACCGCGACATCCGCCCGATCCTCGCCGAGACGTGTTTCGCCTGCCACGGCCCCGACAGCGGGTCGCGGAAGGCCGGGCTGCGGCTCGACCTGCGCGAGGCGGCCATCGAGGCCGGCGCGATCGTGCCCGGCAAGCCGGACAAGAGTTCGCTCATCGAGCGCATTCACGCGGACGGCGAGAAGGAACTCATGCCGCCGCTCAAGAGCAACAAGACGCTCTCGCCGGAGCAGCGGAAGCTGCTCGCGAAGTGGATCGAGGCCGGGGCCGAGTACCAACCGCACTGGTCGTTCATCACCCCCGCCCGGCCCGCCACCCCGGCGGTGAAAGACACGAGCTGGGTGCGGACGCCGGTTGACTCGTTCGTGCTGGCGAAGCTCGAAGCGGCCGGGCTGAAGCCGGCTCCGGAGGCCGACCGGCGCACCCTCGCCCGGCGGCTCGCGTTCGACCTCACCGGGCTCCCGCCGGTGCCGGCGGACGTCGAGGCGTTCGTGAGCGACACGGACGCGAACTACTACGAGAAGTACGTCGATAAGCTGATGGCCTCGCCGCACTGGGGCGAGCACCGCGGCCGCTACTGGCTCGACTACGCCCGGTACGCCGACACCCACGGCATCCACTTCGACAACTTCCGCGAGGTCTGGGCGTACCGCGACTGGGTGATTAACGCGCTCAACGCGAACCAGAAGTTCGACCAGTTCACCATCGACCAGCTCGCGGGCGACCTGCTCCCGAACCCGACCCTCGATCAGAAGGTCGCGACCGGGTTCAACCGGTGCAACATCACCACCAACGAGGGGGGCGTGATCGCCGAGGAGTACGTCGTCCTGTACGCCCGCGACCGCACGGAAACCACGTCGCAGGTCTGGATGGGGCTGACGACCGGTTGCGCGGTGTGCCACGACCACAAGTACGACCCGATCTCGATGCGGGACTTCTACTCGCTGTCGGCGTTCTTCAACAACACCACGCAGGCCGTGATGGACGGGAACATCCCGAACACGCCGCCGGTGATCCCCGTGCCCCGGTCGGAAGACCGCCCGCGGTTCGACGCGCTGGCGAAGGAACTGGCGGCGGCGCGGGCCAAGGTGGACGCCCGCAAGGTCGCGGCGAAGGTCCCGTTCGCCGAGTGGCTCCGGTCGGCGAAGGCCGCGGACTTCGAAGGCAAGCCCCCGACCCAGGGGCTCGTGTTCCACGCCCCGCTGAAGGAAGGCAAGGGGAAGGAGATCGCGGTCACCGTCGGCGAGAAGCCGCGGACGGTGCCGTTCGACGCCGGGTACGCGTGGGCCAACGGGAAGGACAAGAAGAGCGCCTTCACCATCCAGCCTGGTAAGGCGATCGAGTTCAAGGACGTCGGCGACTTCGACCGTTCACAGCCCTTCGCGGTGTCGATGTGGGTGTCGATCAACGGCCGCGGGAAGAACGGCGCGATCGTGGCCCGGATGGACGAGGGCAACGGGTACCGCGGCTGGGACGTGTGGATCCAGAACGACCGGATCGCCATGCACGTCATCAACACCTACCCACAGGACGCGGTGAAGGTGGTCGCGAAGGGGCCGCTCCAGCCCAACAAGTGGACCCACGTCACCGTCGCCTACGACGGCACTGGGAAGCCGGGCGGGATCAAGATCTACTACGACGGCGAGCCGCAACCGCAGGACGTGGAGACCGACACGCTGAAGTCCACCACCCGCACGACGGTCCCGTTCATGATCGGGCAGCGCAGCGGCGGCTCCCGTGTGTCCGGCGTCGCGCTGGAGGACCTGCGCATCTACGACCGGCCGTTCACCGGCATCGACGCCCAGCAGCTCGCGGGCTCGCGCCGCACGGCGGACATCCTCGCGAAGCCGGCCGACAAGCGGACCCCGCAGGAGACCGAGGAGCTGTTCACGTGGTGGGTGGTGTCGCAGGACGAGGAGTACCGCGCCCTCTCCGCCGCTTACCGGAAGCTGCAAGACGAAGAGGTGGCGATCCGCTCGCGCGGCACCATCGCCCACGTGATGAACGAGCGCCCGAACACCCAGCCCGCCGCGTTCATCCTGACCCGCGGCGACTACGACAAGCGCGCGGACCCGGTGAAGGCCGACACGCCCAAATCGATGCCGGCGATGGCGAAGGACCTGCCCCGCAACCGGCTCGGGCTCGCGCAGTGGCTGGTGTCGAAGGAGCACCCGCTCACCGCCCGCGTGACGGTGAACCGGTTCTGGCAGGAGCTGTACGGCACCGGCCTCGTGCGCACCAGCGGCGACTTTGGTATCGCGGGCGAGTTGCCGAGCCATCCCGAGCTGCTCGACTGGATGGCCCTGGAGTTCCAGTCGCACTGGGACGTGAAGCGGTTCTTCAAGCTGCTCGTGACCAGCGCTACCTACCGTCAGGCCGCGGTGACGACCCCGGAGAAGCTCGACAAGGACCGCGACAACCGGCTCCTGTCGCGCGGCCCGCGGTTCCGCATGGACGCCGAGATGATCCGCGACAACGCGTTGGCGGTCAGCGGGCTCCTGGTGCGGAAGATCGGCGGCGCGTCGGTGAAGCCGTACCAGCCGGACGGGGTGTGGGAGGCGGTGGCGATGATCGGCTCCAACACCCGCGACTACCGCCGCGACGCCGGCGAGAGCCTGTACCGCCGGAGCATGTACACGTTCTGGAAGCGGGCCGCGCCGCCGGCCGCGATGGAGGTGCTCAACGCCCCCAACCGCGAGACCTGCACCGTGCGCCGCGACCGCACGAACACCCCGCTCGCCGCGCTGCTCACGCTCAACGACGTGCAGTTCGTCGAGGCCGCCCGGGTGTTCGCCGAGAAGACGCTTGCCGTGGACCCGGCGGACGACGCCCGCATCGACTTCGTCGCGCGGCGGCTCCTGGCGCGGCCGTTCCGGGCCGAGGAACTGGCGATCGTAACGGACACGCTGAAGAACCTGCGCGCGCACTACAAGGCGAAGCCCGAGGACGCGAAGAAGCTGATCGCGTTCGGGGAGTCGAAGCCGAACGCGGCGCTCGACCCCAGCGAGTTGGCGGCGTGGACGATGCTCGCGAACCAACTCATGAACCTGGACGAAGTGCTGAACAAGTGA